In Zonotrichia leucophrys gambelii isolate GWCS_2022_RI unplaced genomic scaffold, RI_Zleu_2.0 Scaffold_136_121556, whole genome shotgun sequence, one DNA window encodes the following:
- the LOC135460959 gene encoding olfactory receptor 14C36-like: MSNSIFIKHFLLLALADTWQLQLLHFCLLLGISLAALLGNGLIISAVACGHHLHTPMFFFLLNLALSDLGSICTTVPKAMHNSLWDTRNISYSGCATQLFFFMFFISAEFSLLTIMCYDRYMSICKPLHYGTLLGSRACAHMAAAAWASGFLHALLHTANTFSLPLCQGNILGQFFCEIPQILKLSCSKSYVRELGLIVVSACLSFGCFVFIVFSYVQIFRAVLRIPSEQGRHKAFSTCLPHLVVLSLFFSTAAIAHLKPSSISSPSLDLSVSVLYSVVAPALNPLIYSLRNQELKAAVRKLMTGYFQKH, translated from the coding sequence atgtccaacagcaTCTTCATAaagcacttcctcctgctggcattggcagacacgtggcagctgcagctcctgcacttctgcctcttgctgggcatctccctggctgccctcctgggcaacggcctcatcatcagcgccgtagcctgcggccaccacctgcacacgcccatgttcttcttcctgctcaacctggccctcagtgacctgggctccatctgcaccactgtccccaaagccatgcacaattccctctgggacaccaggaacatctcctactcaggatgtgccacacaactctttttctttatgttcttcatctcagcagagttttccctcctgaccatcatgtgctacgaccgctacatgtccatctgcaaacccctgcactacgggaccctcctgggcagcagagcttgtgcccacatggcagcagctgcctgggccagtggctttctccatgctctgctgcacacagccaatacattttccttgcccctgtgccagggcaatATcttgggccagttcttctgtgaaatcccacagatcctcaagctttcctgctccaaatcctatGTCAGGGAACTGGGGCTCATTGTTGTTAGTGCCTGTTTAtcatttggttgttttgtgttcattgttttctcctatgtgcagattttcagggccgtgctgaggatcccctctgagcagggacggcacaaagccttttccacctgcctccctcacctggttgttctctccctgttcttcagcactgcagcaattGCTCACCTGAAAccttcctccatctcctccccatctctGGATTTGTCAGTGTCAGTTCTTTACTCGGTGgtggctccagccctgaaccccctcatctacagcctgagaaatcaggagctcaaggctgcagtgaggaaaCTGATGACTGGGtactttcagaaacattaa